Below is a genomic region from Hevea brasiliensis isolate MT/VB/25A 57/8 chromosome 3, ASM3005281v1, whole genome shotgun sequence.
tcttttcacagctattacagcgtctttcaatatcctgtctatgattatgcccactccgttcttgtttctctcctttccggtaaaccacagtttgtaccttgaattacccacttccttgcttttctttcctacccatttagtctcttaaATGCAAGTAATAATCACCCTtatcctttccaaggtatctacaagctccattaattttcctgtaagtgatccaacattccaagtaccaaccctgatcctcctcctatcttgttctttcctaattggtctccttctatgatatcttttattattttctatgtctattttGTATTatattccactatctgttctacattttatcctattaattataaataaaattatttttttgtgtTATGTCATAATTAATGCTCAGATGTTTATATTTAGAGGAGTATATGAAAACGTctctaaattatttatttatttttataaatttaatagtaaaaaatgaattaaaaaattatacataaataataaaatattaataatttaaaaaatttagaaataaaaatgttaaaatttgtgaatgaaataataatttattgtAAAAATATTAAGATATTTTACActtcattaataataaaaatttaaaaatacataaaaagaaattatatatgaacaaaattaaaaataataataataataataataatttatccacAATTATATACATGAACATGCACCTTTCATTTTAAAACAAGTACATTAGGTCCATTCCTATGGCCCATCACCAACCACCACTGCCTAAATTATTATCAAGTTTTCCCATTATTATGGGTCAAGTCAAGCCGAAATCTTTgctgtaacttttttttttctagtataaaaatattactaaaattttgatttttattatatttaaaaataatattattttaaaaaaatattattatattacaaCAATAATGTCTTAATAATTAGAGAAGGCAATTTTATATCTAGAAAGAATCAAAGACAATTGCTTTTTTAAAACCAATAATTATTACGTAATATTATTTAACATCtatcaattaattaatataaaattttaattttaatggtAAAAGTTATGAAATAAAATGTTATCAAAAAACTAAAGTAcaacaaaaaaaatgaaaataattaacaTGGTAATGTTCCATGTTATGTATAAAAAAAAGTCTACGTCTAAgtctttataattattttaattataattaaattaatttaaataaaattatatttataaatatttacttAATATAATATCACTTAATATAATATCTATAAAACGCACCAATGAAAAATCTCCCAAATTAGTGTTTATATTagaaatttaagaaattttatttACTCCACTTCTaccatttattttaaataataaataaactacttatataaaatataatgacAATTATCTTGATTTAAACAATCTAATCatattgataaaatatttaatttttaagttattcaACAGAAAGCATGCTCTATTCCTAATAATTTATTACTGTTAGATTACTTAGTCATTTTACGAACTCAATTTGAAAAACTTTATATCCTACTAAAgagaaaatttatatttcttattattatatttttacttaaataataaaataaaatatctaaaaaaataaaataaaacacctAACAACTCGatgataaaaagaaagaaaaaaaatctttAGGAAATGGCAAATCCTCAGAATGAGAAATATCAAATCCTCACAAAAAAAGAAATACCAAATCGTCACGGTGAGAATAACcacttgtcacgacccaacctatgggccgaaccggcactaggacctgggtcagtctaaagcccccgaggctcgtagtaagcctaactattcattaatcaaactctaaggcccatttgggcccaatatcaagaaatcaaccggacggagtccggccataaagtggacctttcaacggggagtttttggctcacccgacctgtaaacaaaatatatcatcaattggggagctcagctcaccctccacatactcatcagcataaaaataaatgggagcttagctccctcatccaatccatcaaacaggcatatcattatatgtttacaggtccaacatgataataatattacacaccaaaatcaaataaatacttttaacacatgcggaaattctaggagttaataaaattacacaaacattgataaataacctgcgaggaaaggaagcaggttaacctcaaaaatatcctcctgtggcttggaaaaatattaaacaggagtgagcgttcgacttagagagtaaaatatcaattttaaccataatctctataactatctaaaactaatgcaccctgtagagtgaaatacaacatcaacaacattttcacatcataacatcaaaaaggtaatttggagcactcacacacccagtagtatcaatcataatatatgggagctgatcccctatacagctctcttaaatccaacctggtgccagcgaagaactcaagccggactttcgcttaataaaccaaatcggggtcccagcgaagaactcaagccgtgtctaccccgaaggaccgggtcccagcgaagatctcaagccgtgtctgcccgtcctatccatagtccacaccacatcacacgtacgccaacgcacgcacactgctccaaattaccacagcaacatacatggcactttcacagttatgaatgcaacataaatagtgcctaaagtttatctacatagatatatgcatgtaagtgatgcatgggcatgcttgaacatataataatagtgaaattacaattaaaattaatattttactcacagacttgacaacggtccttTGTGGCGGTGagcgaggaagaaggtcatcggctcacctgacaattacattacaattatttaatacaaatgacttaatacaatcaagaaaagaccaaatacgtcctaagtcgtgccgaaaatccggcagagtctcccctatacctaggacctacccaacctgcaaaagggctcaaaacacacttctatattcacaacccatatatccacaactcaatctcatcacacagcccctcctgggcccatcaaatcaatcatccatcacaatatgtaaaatttcaatttagtccttataattgatcatttttacaaaaactacccaaacaagctctaaaaattctaaaactttgccccgcggtccttagcaatattactagtctattgcaaaaagaatcataattttctgagctaccacgaatattttatggatttttaatcctatttaagtactagaaaattacgaaaaagcaaggttcgggtttacctttgccgattctgacttcggggacgcgcttggGACAtttgacaatggggggtagccaaaacctcggtccaattcggagacttttccggtaacgggtctgtctggcctgaAATTTGCAGATCCggtaactgtcgaatttccgtgaattgaggatacctacacgaagcccacaacacgggacataaatttttcagaattttctaagctcatttaatgctcggaaaaacactgcgaagtttcgtgggacccatcgaaaatcggtgtcggaaaaattcgaaatttatgtcgccgcgaaggtctcgacgagtggagcgctctggtactctcagttttctcgtgggattcacggtttgagagaaatctagcccgaaagtcaaaatgggctaaaacttcccaggcaaaaattggacaaaccgctcattggatttcggcgttcttggtgtctatggaaagctctcgacgagtagatgattttagacataagacccggtccgattggtggccggatctgcCGGATTTTGGCTAGGAAGTTAAAACGTCGTGCGCGTGAGGGAGGGGAGTTCGCACGCGTTTTCCGGCATTTTGGGGCGGCGGGGGGCCGGGGGAAGGAGGTGGGGCCGCCCGTGAGTGAGTGTGGCGGGGAGGTGGGTGGCCGTgggcgggaggagagagaaaacgggagaaagagagaaggaggaggagacgcacgcgggaggaagaaaaaggggagggagccggtccgattcgatcggtccgatccggtccggttcgattcaatcggttcgattcgaaatacaaaattttgaatttttactctgcatcgggaccgaaaacgaggtctaaaaattccgaaaaaattacagaaaactcagaaaaattcgtagattccaaatatatttttagttttgccacgtggtctttaaattaatttttaaaaatcatcaaagtttatatttttgaaaaatcaaacccgatttttaaaatccgaaaaacctcaaataatttcttaaaatttaaataaaattaaaatactaaaaatactcataaaataataaaatttaaaattttggagtgTTACAACTAGGGAAAATAATCATCAGCCGCCACCACCTTAAAAaggttataagaaaaaaaaaagaaaaaaaaaaggaggaaaaGATTTTAGAGTAAAAGGTGACTAAAGCATGCAAAGTTAATAGCTTAGGGTACGGGTTAAAGagcaataaatttattttaattgcttctattatttataatttattatggtatgatttaaaattttgtgggatttttaaaaatattttcttagttTAAAGGAGAGAAATATTTATCAattaaattgaataatattttttatatagaaGGTGACTAAAGCATGCAAAGTTAATAGCTTAGGGTACGGGTTAAAGagcaataaatttattttaattgcttctattatttataatttattatggtatgatttaaaattttgtgggatttttaaaaatattttcttagttTAAAGGAGAGAAATATTTATCAattaaattgaataatattttttatatagataATGACTCTCATTATAGCATTAGGATTTCTATTCTTATTAGGATTATCGAATATTgactaatataataaataaaagcaTTGTAGGATATGTTATTTAGCTGTAGTTCCTGCATGAACAAATGAGCTATTGCCCATTGCAGCCCATCGAGAGAGAAGAGAGCTATTGTCTATGTAATGGAAATGGAAATACTCTTTATGATGTGTTATGATGTTAAAGTAATAGATAGATCAGCTATGCGTGAGAAAAATGAGAGGGAAGTGAGATTTATTGGGCGTAgttgataaaattttattataattaaagatgaattataattaaatgtgaattatttaaaatattctcATGGTGAATAAAATCTTATAGAAATGAAAATGGATCAAATTATTAACTAGTGCTCTAAATTAACTCGTTAGAGAACTCTTTATTTCATTAAACTGAGGTTAGGGCATGTCTTCAACCaacaactcatctcaagctaGCTACAAAGGTAGCTAGCCATCCGTTACTGCATTTCAAACTTAATTACTAGTCATACACTGCAATTTTGAATTTTCTAAACCTTCAACAGTTGTAGTTTATTCAAAAAAGCTACAGAAATCCAGTCCAAATGAACAGGCGACCAACGTACGTTGTTGATTTCAGCCGTTGATCCATACCACATATCAGGGTCCATATCACCACCAAAACCGTTTTCCGACCGGTGACCAGAGTCCACCACTTCCCATATCAAGGCCCTAGAATCATCTCCGGCCGAGCATATCTGCCGTCCGGAAACCGAAGCCCAAGATATAGCATTAACACTTGCCTTATGCTTACACAGCTCCATCAATGGAGTCGTTGGAAAGCGAATGTCTAAAATTACTACCTTATTACTATCCATACCAACTGTGGCTACAAATCTTGGGTCACATTTATTCCACTCTAGCCGTAACAAAGGACATTCTTGAATAGGgttttcataaattattgttgATCTTTCTTTGTCCCTTAGATCAAAAACTCTAACTGAACCATCACCAGAAACTGAAGCAAAAACATTCAATCCCCCCCAAGAAATATCATACACTTCTTTATCATGTGCGACTAGTTGGGAGTCTACAGTCTCCTTCTCTATATCCCAAATCGTACAAGTAGTGTCCACACTAGATGTAGCCACTCGACGAACATCAAAATCTGCCCAATCAAAAGATGTTATAGCTGAATTAAATTCGCTGCTCTTATTGCCATTGAACAGGGACTTGAGCTCAATTCTGTCATCATAAATTTGCCATAGACGTAAGTAGTCGCCGGAGGTGGCGACAATATCGGGATTTGCACTGTCCTCAGAGGGGAAGAACATGATGTTTGTGGGTGCATAAGGGTGGTCGAAGATGAGCCGGTTATCGGTGGAGAAATCACAAGTGTGAAGATTGAATTGAACGAGCTCAACTTTGTTGCTATAGTCTTCAAGAAAACTCCCAATAGCTAGACGGTGTTTCTTGTCATGGCGAACCGACCAAGCAAGTGCATAAATAGGCCACTGAGCCATGTAGGTGTAGACGCCAACTCTTTTGTTCTCTGAAGGGCTTTGCATGGCCGCTCTATATATATCAGATCCAAAATGAATGGACTAAAAAAAACACCCACACACACAGCCTCCATTAATTAAATCTCTGCATGGCATTAAAATGTAATACTAATGCATATATTCTTGGACAGTTTTACCAAGAAAAAGAGAGAATGAAAAATTTTTCAAGAACTCATCAATAAACTATTATATGTTAAGATCATAAAGAATAGATGACATGAAAATATATCCTAGACACCCGGCAGTGGCCATTCTGttatatatatgtaattaattaattagtttatcgGTTTCTTCATAGAgaggagagaagagagattgCTTACATCGGTGAGGGACAATTTTCTGCAGGAGAATACGGAgtccagagagagagagaggtttttAACTTTTTGTTAGAAACAGAGGGAGAAGAGGAGAGGATGATAAATAGGAGGGAATGAGGGGAGGGGAAGGGAAGGTGGAGCTA
It encodes:
- the LOC110653303 gene encoding WD repeat-containing protein LWD2; translation: MQSPSENKRVGVYTYMAQWPIYALAWSVRHDKKHRLAIGSFLEDYSNKVELVQFNLHTCDFSTDNRLIFDHPYAPTNIMFFPSEDSANPDIVATSGDYLRLWQIYDDRIELKSLFNGNKSSEFNSAITSFDWADFDVRRVATSSVDTTCTIWDIEKETVDSQLVAHDKEVYDISWGGLNVFASVSGDGSVRVFDLRDKERSTIIYENPIQECPLLRLEWNKCDPRFVATVGMDSNKVVILDIRFPTTPLMELCKHKASVNAISWASVSGRQICSAGDDSRALIWEVVDSGHRSENGFGGDMDPDMWYGSTAEINNVRWSPVHLDWISVAFLNKLQLLKV